One stretch of Deinococcus hopiensis KR-140 DNA includes these proteins:
- a CDS encoding glycoside hydrolase family 53 protein produces MKRRATLCLALTTLTAVLSSCNTSEQARSVPEPRLQAAAITHPEWIRGIDVSEAQAAESKGVVFKDTTGVAKPALQIAKDHNYNWVRVRLMVDPNGEYALYQDLNYVKAVARDARSRGFKVLLDLHYSHWWADPGNQWTPQRWKGQDVTQLSQSVYTYTKDVMTQLRAQNTAPDMVQIGNEINGGMLWDLGRIGNMANFVKLTNAGAAAVRDASGGTSTMPPIMVHIAKNGNAAETVAWYRSFINAGGWVDVIGLSYYPMWHGDFNNLSETIRQLRSNFSWAKVYLAETAYYWDHNQMGYANLPYPQTPQGQHDFLKALTPVVRNAGGSGIFYWGAYWSQSSRWLIAPAWSDDDASRRSLFDDGGRATIGIDGLN; encoded by the coding sequence ATGAAACGTAGAGCCACGCTGTGCCTGGCGTTGACCACGCTGACCGCTGTACTGTCCTCTTGCAACACCTCAGAGCAGGCCCGAAGCGTGCCGGAACCGAGGCTGCAGGCGGCGGCCATTACGCACCCAGAGTGGATTCGCGGCATCGACGTTTCTGAAGCGCAGGCTGCGGAGAGTAAAGGCGTCGTCTTCAAAGACACCACTGGCGTCGCCAAACCCGCTCTTCAGATTGCCAAGGACCACAACTACAACTGGGTCCGCGTTCGGCTGATGGTGGATCCCAACGGCGAATACGCCCTGTACCAGGACCTCAACTATGTGAAGGCCGTGGCCCGGGACGCCAGGTCGCGGGGATTCAAAGTACTGCTGGACCTGCACTACTCGCACTGGTGGGCCGACCCTGGCAACCAGTGGACACCGCAACGCTGGAAGGGACAGGACGTGACGCAACTCAGTCAGTCGGTCTACACCTACACCAAAGACGTGATGACCCAACTGCGGGCGCAGAACACCGCTCCGGACATGGTGCAGATCGGAAACGAGATCAACGGTGGCATGCTCTGGGATCTCGGACGGATCGGGAACATGGCCAACTTCGTCAAGCTCACGAACGCCGGTGCCGCGGCGGTGCGGGACGCCAGTGGCGGGACCAGCACCATGCCGCCCATCATGGTCCACATCGCCAAGAATGGAAATGCAGCCGAAACCGTCGCTTGGTACAGGTCGTTTATCAACGCGGGCGGATGGGTGGACGTGATCGGACTTTCCTACTATCCCATGTGGCACGGTGACTTCAACAACCTGAGCGAAACCATCCGGCAACTCCGGAGCAATTTCAGCTGGGCCAAGGTCTACCTTGCAGAAACGGCGTACTACTGGGACCACAACCAGATGGGCTACGCCAATCTGCCCTATCCCCAAACACCCCAGGGACAGCACGACTTTCTCAAAGCGCTGACCCCCGTGGTGCGAAACGCTGGTGGGAGCGGCATTTTCTACTGGGGCGCGTACTGGTCCCAAAGCAGCCGGTGGCTGATCGCTCCGGCCTGGTCTGACGATGACGCTTCGCGGCGGAGCCTCTTCGACGATGGTGGCCGAGCGACGATCGGTATTGACGGTTTGAATTGA
- a CDS encoding copper resistance CopC family protein encodes MRKLFSLVLFSTLSLSSAHTAVTSITPGPKTPVTAPRNVLISFSEPIELRFSTFRVMAVPAGKTLEDAAHVALALKADASELVNTALKAQGMAARLTLPLKPGLKAGTYVIAWKMLSEDGHPVTGQSVFHVK; translated from the coding sequence ATGCGTAAACTGTTTTCCCTCGTTCTCTTCAGCACCCTCAGCCTTTCTTCCGCACACACCGCTGTGACCTCCATCACTCCTGGTCCGAAAACACCCGTGACGGCGCCCAGGAACGTACTGATTAGCTTCAGTGAACCTATTGAGCTGCGCTTTTCCACCTTCCGGGTCATGGCGGTCCCGGCTGGAAAGACGCTGGAGGACGCGGCCCACGTGGCCCTCGCCCTCAAAGCAGATGCCTCAGAACTGGTCAATACCGCGCTGAAAGCTCAGGGCATGGCCGCACGACTCACGCTCCCCCTCAAGCCGGGCCTGAAGGCCGGGACCTACGTGATCGCCTGGAAGATGCTCTCCGAGGACGGTCATCCCGTCACCGGCCAGAGCGTCTTCCACGTCAAATGA
- a CDS encoding DUF1775 domain-containing protein, translated as MNVLKPVLSLAAALLLSVAAAHATVRTETGLAESQAGASETYRLNVPTEKGVSTTQVRLVIPAGVTVTRFQVLPGFIRTIRTNEAGLITEVTWKGRIAPQEYARFFFQARNPEQAGTLSWKVYQTYSDGSVVAWDDTNPEQTPASKTAVK; from the coding sequence ATGAATGTCCTGAAACCTGTCCTGTCCCTGGCGGCTGCCCTGCTGCTTTCCGTTGCTGCCGCCCACGCCACCGTCCGCACAGAAACAGGCCTGGCGGAGAGTCAGGCTGGAGCGTCCGAGACCTACCGTCTCAACGTGCCCACGGAAAAAGGGGTCTCCACCACCCAGGTCCGCCTGGTCATCCCAGCAGGCGTGACCGTCACCCGCTTTCAGGTCCTGCCCGGCTTCATCCGGACGATCAGGACGAACGAAGCTGGACTGATCACGGAAGTGACCTGGAAAGGCCGCATCGCCCCGCAGGAATACGCCCGCTTCTTCTTCCAGGCGCGCAATCCAGAGCAGGCAGGCACCCTCAGTTGGAAGGTCTACCAGACCTACAGTGACGGCTCGGTCGTGGCCTGGGACGATACAAATCCTGAGCAGACGCCTGCGAGCAAGACCGCCGTCAAGTAA
- a CDS encoding TSUP family transporter, translating to MSVVTGATSLITVPALLAFGVPAPTALGTNALALTTMSVGASVPFWHGNVLDRPRLPLLLVLTVFGALAGALLVFPGSPSLSRQPCWW from the coding sequence ATGAGCGTCGTCACCGGAGCCACTTCCCTCATCACTGTCCCCGCCCTGCTGGCCTTCGGCGTACCGGCCCCGACCGCCCTCGGGACCAACGCGCTCGCCCTCACCACCATGAGCGTTGGCGCGTCGGTGCCCTTCTGGCATGGAAACGTACTGGATCGCCCACGGCTTCCCTTGCTCCTGGTGTTGACCGTCTTCGGCGCCCTGGCGGGAGCATTGCTGGTGTTTCCTGGCTCCCCCTCATTATCGCGGCAGCCATGCTGGTGGTGA
- a CDS encoding sulfite exporter TauE/SafE family protein, producing the protein MLVVTLRPQRPRDVVNVPPRRRQLVAGYALTPFLAVYGGFFSGGYVTLLTAAFLTAFRMPFPRAVATTKVINVASSLVATLIFARKGAVDWQLGLVLSGVMHVGVTLRAKWTMRLDERWVHRLFATTVLLAFKTLALGVPWSRLLNGQVL; encoded by the coding sequence ATGCTGGTGGTGACGCTGCGCCCTCAACGTCCGCGAGATGTGGTGAACGTGCCGCCACGCCGTCGGCAGCTTGTCGCAGGCTACGCCTTGACCCCGTTCCTCGCGGTCTACGGAGGGTTTTTCAGCGGAGGGTACGTTACGCTTCTCACTGCCGCCTTTCTGACCGCCTTCCGAATGCCTTTTCCGCGGGCAGTGGCGACCACCAAAGTGATCAACGTCGCTTCTTCACTGGTGGCGACCCTGATCTTTGCGCGCAAGGGTGCGGTGGACTGGCAGTTGGGACTGGTGCTGAGTGGAGTCATGCATGTGGGCGTAACGCTGAGGGCAAAGTGGACCATGCGTTTGGACGAGCGGTGGGTCCATCGGCTGTTCGCGACCACAGTGCTGCTGGCCTTCAAAACGTTGGCGCTTGGCGTGCCGTGGAGCCGCTTGCTGAATGGCCAGGTCTTGTAA